A window of Campylobacter lari subsp. lari contains these coding sequences:
- a CDS encoding cytochrome-c peroxidase, with amino-acid sequence MMKTFIILIFSLLPLLALEMITPLPESIPYDKEKAILGKKLYMDTSLSKDKKVSCNTCHDITKFGVDNKTFSTGINGIIDEPFHTPTNFNAVFNLSQFWRGNAKDLQDQAKHPLLNPKEMGLKDESEVIQIVKANPIYEKEFKKLYGEVNFENITHALAEFQKTLLTPNSPFDRYLKGEKNAISEQAKRGYNAFLSNGCIACHQGQNIGGNMYQKMGVFVPYDNGTNWKGRYEITQDPHDQFVVKVPSLRNIAKTAPYFHDGSMPTLDACVQFMAYYQLGKFLEQNVVDDIVAFLNSLTGEYHDPLK; translated from the coding sequence ATTATGAAAACTTTTATTATTTTAATATTTTCTTTGCTACCACTTTTAGCACTTGAAATGATTACCCCTTTGCCTGAAAGTATTCCTTATGATAAAGAAAAGGCTATCTTAGGCAAAAAACTTTACATGGATACAAGTTTATCAAAAGACAAAAAAGTATCTTGCAATACTTGTCATGATATTACAAAATTTGGAGTAGATAATAAAACTTTTTCAACAGGTATTAATGGCATAATAGATGAGCCATTTCATACACCTACAAATTTCAATGCGGTTTTCAATCTATCTCAATTTTGGAGAGGTAACGCAAAAGACTTACAAGATCAAGCCAAACATCCTTTGTTAAATCCTAAAGAAATGGGTTTAAAAGATGAAAGTGAAGTAATACAAATTGTAAAAGCTAATCCAATTTATGAAAAAGAGTTTAAAAAACTTTATGGAGAAGTCAACTTTGAAAACATAACACACGCTTTAGCTGAGTTTCAAAAAACCTTACTAACTCCAAATTCCCCTTTTGATCGCTACTTAAAAGGTGAAAAAAATGCTATAAGTGAACAGGCAAAAAGAGGTTATAACGCTTTTTTATCTAATGGTTGTATAGCCTGTCATCAAGGTCAAAATATAGGTGGCAATATGTATCAAAAAATGGGGGTATTTGTACCTTATGATAATGGAACAAACTGGAAAGGACGCTATGAGATTACCCAAGATCCTCATGATCAGTTTGTAGTAAAAGTACCAAGTCTTAGAAATATAGCTAAAACTGCGCCTTATTTTCACGATGGTTCTATGCCAACACTTGATGCTTGCGTGCAATTTATGGCTTATTATCAACTTGGTAAATTTTTAGAACAAAATGTGGTTGATGATATAGTTGCTTTTTTAAATTCTTTAACAGGAGAATACCATGACCCACTCAAATAA
- the rpsM gene encoding 30S ribosomal protein S13 encodes MARIAGVDLPKKKRIEYGLTYIYGIGLHTSRKILDKTGISYDKRVHELSEDEAAAIRKEIQENYMVEGDLRKQVAMDIKALMDLGSFRGLRHRKGLPVRGQKTKTNARTRKGKRKTVGAKS; translated from the coding sequence ATGGCTCGTATTGCAGGTGTGGATTTACCAAAGAAAAAAAGAATTGAATATGGCTTGACTTATATTTATGGTATAGGTTTGCATACTTCAAGAAAAATTTTAGACAAAACAGGAATTTCTTACGATAAAAGAGTTCATGAATTAAGCGAAGATGAAGCTGCAGCTATCCGTAAAGAAATTCAAGAAAACTATATGGTTGAAGGTGATCTTAGAAAACAAGTTGCTATGGATATCAAAGCATTGATGGATTTAGGAAGCTTTAGAGGCTTAAGACACAGAAAAGGCTTACCAGTTCGTGGTCAAAAAACAAAAACAAATGCCAGAACTAGAAAAGGTAAGAGAAAAACTGTTGGTGCAAAATCATAA
- a CDS encoding DNA-directed RNA polymerase subunit alpha, translating into MRHITTSAYTPTEFSIENISDTVAKVSAWPFEIGYAITLAHPLRRLLYSSTVGFAPTGVKIKGVAHEFDSMRGMLEDVALFIINLKKLRFKLKTDSEKEIVTFSFKGPKEICGKDLDNDVVEVVNADSYLATINEDADLEFTLIIEKGIGYVPSEEVQNFLDPEFIALDAFFTPVKHAVYDIEKVLFEDNPDYEKVVFTITTDGQISPSDAFKNALEAMYKQLSVFDKITNAQSVVRSQTQNNEVEHVKLLQNITELNLGARSFNCLEKANVVYIGELALMNASELADLKNLGKKSLDEIKSVMESIGFPIGNSKLSDSAKETLKKKITELKAQNEG; encoded by the coding sequence ATGAGACATATTACAACTTCTGCTTATACACCAACAGAGTTTAGTATTGAAAATATCAGTGATACAGTAGCAAAAGTAAGCGCATGGCCTTTTGAAATCGGCTATGCTATTACTTTGGCGCATCCTTTGCGTCGTTTGCTTTATTCAAGTACAGTAGGTTTTGCTCCAACAGGAGTTAAAATCAAAGGCGTAGCACATGAATTTGATAGTATGCGTGGTATGCTTGAAGATGTAGCATTGTTTATTATCAATCTAAAAAAATTAAGATTTAAACTAAAAACAGATTCTGAAAAAGAAATCGTAACTTTTAGTTTTAAAGGACCAAAAGAAATTTGCGGAAAAGACTTAGATAACGATGTTGTTGAGGTTGTGAACGCAGATAGCTATCTTGCAACGATTAATGAAGATGCGGATTTAGAATTTACCTTAATCATTGAAAAAGGTATAGGTTATGTGCCTTCTGAAGAAGTACAAAATTTCTTAGATCCTGAATTTATAGCACTTGATGCATTCTTTACCCCGGTAAAACATGCGGTTTATGATATAGAAAAAGTGCTTTTTGAAGACAATCCAGACTATGAAAAAGTAGTTTTCACTATAACAACTGATGGCCAAATTTCACCAAGTGATGCTTTTAAAAATGCTTTAGAAGCAATGTATAAACAATTATCAGTGTTTGATAAAATCACTAATGCTCAAAGCGTTGTAAGAAGCCAAACACAAAATAATGAAGTAGAACATGTAAAATTACTTCAAAATATAACTGAGTTAAATTTAGGTGCAAGAAGTTTTAACTGTTTAGAAAAAGCAAATGTAGTTTATATAGGCGAACTTGCTTTAATGAACGCAAGTGAACTTGCAGATTTAAAAAATCTAGGTAAAAAATCTTTAGATGAGATTAAAAGTGTAATGGAGTCTATAGGTTTTCCTATAGGAAATTCAAAACTCAGTGATAGTGCAAAAGAAACGCTAAAGAAAAAAATTACAGAATTAAAAGCACAAAATGAAGGATAA
- the rpmJ gene encoding 50S ribosomal protein L36, with translation MKVRPSVKKMCDKCKVVRRKGVVRIICENPKHKQRQG, from the coding sequence ATGAAAGTTAGACCATCTGTTAAAAAGATGTGTGACAAGTGCAAAGTAGTTCGCCGTAAAGGCGTAGTTCGCATTATTTGCGAAAATCCAAAACACAAACAAAGACAAGGATAA
- a CDS encoding methyl-accepting chemotaxis protein, with protein MTHSNKKSFSFLKQFITLSAVVLVLLLTLTLFIFNTYSTTKKNSLIMGSFQKLEILDTKIDEIFKNKLNLQNYDTSVALIQDFENTLAILKANKIDIKKIQTIFEKKNTQLQHFKSANSIAINSKLYLYEIQQEIIKATNKIALSAQEAKQINTMGNILSIIGTMDILEPLAQNRLQGLISSLNIENSQLPRELFELFSTHCKMILNQIKILKDNSQSYLDQELQKEIISHKSFITQEINLNNKYNLYTAIGIFLFTLIVLVFFILLTLKKVIIPISLLEKLSANLAGEHANLSARLNIDKKSELATSAGYINSFIQIVQNSILEAIQTANSSHKSSQKLSQNAEVLQQSSLLQHEQISNVHEISSILESHIDLTQNLAKNTINDMHDMQEVMAKVELTLKELVELILLSGEKEQSVLSAMDMLVQSADSIVEVTTTIKDIADQTNLLALNAAIEAARAGEHGRGFAVVADEVRNLADKTTKSLVAIETTVRTIVQQINDNKSLMDGIHQSMNDTSNKANILQGEVGTSIEKLKTSIHSTQIMEEKSDESKAKMSELEQNIEKVTELANCVKNYSLDLTQISQDVLENASKLSEKLKTFE; from the coding sequence ATGACCCACTCAAATAAAAAATCTTTTTCTTTTTTAAAGCAATTTATTACTTTATCAGCTGTAGTTTTAGTACTACTTTTAACTTTAACTTTATTTATTTTTAACACTTATAGCACTACTAAAAAAAATTCACTCATCATGGGTTCTTTTCAAAAATTAGAAATTCTAGATACTAAAATAGACGAGATTTTTAAAAACAAACTCAATTTGCAAAATTATGACACTAGCGTTGCTTTAATACAAGATTTTGAAAATACTTTAGCAATTTTAAAAGCCAATAAAATTGACATCAAAAAAATACAAACGATTTTTGAGAAAAAAAATACTCAATTACAGCATTTTAAATCGGCTAATTCTATCGCTATAAATTCAAAACTTTATCTTTATGAAATTCAACAAGAAATCATCAAAGCAACTAACAAAATAGCACTTAGCGCACAAGAAGCAAAACAAATTAATACGATGGGAAATATTTTGAGTATCATAGGTACTATGGATATTTTAGAACCATTGGCTCAAAATAGATTGCAAGGTTTAATATCGAGCTTAAACATAGAAAATTCTCAACTTCCACGAGAATTATTTGAACTTTTTAGCACACACTGCAAAATGATATTAAACCAAATTAAAATTTTAAAAGATAATTCTCAAAGTTATCTTGATCAAGAATTACAAAAAGAAATCATATCCCACAAAAGTTTCATTACGCAAGAAATCAATCTTAATAATAAATACAATCTTTATACCGCTATAGGAATTTTCTTATTTACTTTAATTGTATTGGTATTTTTTATATTACTAACATTAAAAAAAGTAATCATACCTATATCTTTGCTTGAAAAACTAAGTGCAAATCTAGCAGGAGAACATGCAAACTTAAGCGCAAGATTAAATATTGATAAAAAAAGTGAATTAGCTACAAGTGCTGGCTATATAAACTCTTTTATACAAATAGTACAAAATTCAATTTTAGAAGCTATACAAACTGCAAATTCAAGCCACAAAAGCTCACAAAAACTGTCTCAAAATGCTGAAGTTTTACAGCAAAGCTCACTTTTACAACATGAACAAATTTCTAATGTCCATGAAATAAGTTCTATCTTGGAAAGTCATATAGATTTAACACAAAATTTAGCTAAAAATACTATAAATGATATGCATGATATGCAAGAGGTAATGGCTAAAGTCGAACTTACGCTTAAAGAATTAGTAGAGCTTATATTGTTAAGTGGCGAAAAAGAACAAAGTGTTTTAAGCGCTATGGACATGTTAGTACAAAGTGCTGATAGTATAGTAGAAGTTACCACAACCATAAAAGATATAGCCGATCAAACCAACCTACTTGCGCTAAATGCAGCTATTGAAGCAGCGCGCGCAGGTGAACACGGACGCGGCTTTGCTGTGGTTGCAGATGAAGTTAGAAATCTAGCCGATAAAACCACAAAATCTTTAGTTGCTATAGAAACTACCGTAAGAACCATAGTGCAACAAATCAATGATAATAAAAGTTTGATGGATGGAATTCATCAATCCATGAATGATACTTCCAATAAAGCCAACATCTTACAAGGTGAAGTTGGAACTTCTATAGAAAAATTAAAAACAAGTATTCATTCTACACAAATCATGGAAGAAAAAAGTGATGAATCAAAAGCTAAAATGAGTGAGTTAGAACAAAATATAGAAAAAGTAACCGAGCTTGCAAATTGTGTTAAAAATTACTCCCTTGATTTAACACAAATTTCACAAGATGTTTTAGAAAATGCTTCTAAACTTTCAGAAAAACTAAAAACATTTGAGTAA
- the hisB gene encoding bifunctional histidinol-phosphatase/imidazoleglycerol-phosphate dehydratase HisB: MSAKILFIDRDGTLIDEPKNDFQIDSLEKLEFEKGAINALLKLKNFGFKFVMVSNQDGLGTNSFPRENFDKAHEKMLSVFQSCGIEFEDIFICPHFEHENCACRKPKTAMLENYIKNKLYDKNKSFVIGDRDSDMLLAQNLKIQGLKYDKNDFNWEQIADFILQNYRSAYIERNTKETQIQVKIAFNEKAKANIKTNIAFFDHMLEQIATHANISLEIKCKGDLEVDEHHSVEDVALALGEAIKSALDQKIGIARYGFVLPMDECLASCAIDFCNRPHLVYKAKFKKEKLGELSTEMIEHFFYSLSYAMGASLHLKVKGKNDHHKVEGLFKAFARALKMAIKIENENLASSKGVI, translated from the coding sequence ATGAGTGCAAAAATTTTATTTATCGATAGAGATGGCACGCTCATTGATGAGCCAAAAAATGATTTTCAAATTGATTCTTTAGAAAAGCTTGAGTTTGAAAAAGGTGCCATCAATGCACTTTTAAAGTTAAAAAATTTCGGTTTTAAATTTGTTATGGTGAGTAATCAAGATGGCCTAGGCACAAATTCTTTTCCTAGGGAAAATTTTGACAAGGCTCATGAAAAAATGCTAAGTGTTTTTCAAAGTTGTGGTATAGAATTTGAAGATATCTTTATATGCCCGCATTTTGAGCATGAAAATTGTGCTTGTAGGAAGCCAAAAACTGCCATGCTTGAAAACTATATCAAAAATAAACTTTATGACAAAAATAAAAGCTTTGTTATAGGCGATAGAGACAGCGATATGCTTTTGGCGCAAAATCTTAAAATTCAAGGTTTAAAATATGACAAAAACGACTTTAATTGGGAGCAAATTGCTGATTTTATCTTGCAAAATTACCGCAGCGCCTATATAGAGCGTAATACCAAAGAAACTCAAATTCAAGTTAAAATAGCTTTTAATGAAAAAGCAAAAGCTAATATAAAAACAAATATCGCATTTTTTGATCATATGTTAGAGCAAATTGCTACGCATGCAAATATATCTTTAGAGATAAAATGCAAAGGGGATTTAGAAGTGGATGAGCATCACAGTGTAGAAGATGTAGCACTTGCCTTGGGCGAGGCTATCAAAAGCGCACTTGATCAAAAAATAGGCATTGCAAGATATGGCTTTGTTTTACCTATGGATGAGTGCTTGGCAAGTTGTGCGATTGACTTTTGCAACCGACCACATTTAGTTTATAAGGCTAAATTTAAAAAAGAAAAGCTTGGCGAACTTAGCACAGAAATGATAGAGCATTTTTTCTACTCACTAAGCTATGCTATGGGTGCGAGTTTGCATTTAAAAGTTAAAGGCAAAAACGATCATCACAAAGTCGAAGGACTTTTTAAGGCCTTTGCAAGAGCTTTAAAAATGGCTATAAAAATAGAAAATGAAAACCTAGCAAGCTCTAAAGGAGTGATATGA
- the rplQ gene encoding 50S ribosomal protein L17 — translation MRHRHGYRKLGRTSTHRAALLKNLTIAIIKAGKIETTLPKAKELRGYVERLITRARKGDFNAHRAVFASLQDKEATNKLVTEIAPKFADRNGGYTRIIKTRIRRGDAAEMAFIEFVA, via the coding sequence ATGAGACATAGACATGGATATAGAAAGTTAGGTCGCACTTCTACTCATCGTGCAGCCTTATTAAAAAACCTTACCATTGCTATTATTAAAGCAGGTAAAATAGAAACAACATTACCTAAAGCAAAAGAATTAAGAGGTTATGTTGAAAGATTAATTACTCGTGCAAGAAAAGGTGATTTTAATGCCCATAGAGCAGTTTTTGCTAGCTTGCAAGATAAAGAAGCTACAAACAAACTTGTAACAGAAATCGCACCTAAATTTGCAGATAGAAACGGTGGTTATACAAGAATTATTAAAACAAGAATTCGCCGCGGTGATGCTGCAGAAATGGCTTTCATCGAATTTGTAGCTTGA
- the rpsD gene encoding 30S ribosomal protein S4 has product MARYRGPVEKLERRLGVSLAMKGERRLAGKSALDKRPYAPGQHGQRKAKISEYGLQLREKQKAKFMYGVSEKQFRRLFAEAARKDGNTGALLIQLLEQRLDNVVYRMGFATTRRFARQLVTHGHILVNGKRVDIPSYRVEAGQKIEVIEKSKNNPQISRAIELTAQTGIVAWVDVEKDKRFGIFTRKPEREEVIIPVEERYIVELYSK; this is encoded by the coding sequence ATGGCAAGATATAGAGGACCAGTTGAAAAATTAGAAAGACGACTTGGCGTAAGTTTAGCAATGAAGGGCGAGAGAAGATTAGCAGGTAAAAGCGCTTTAGATAAACGTCCTTATGCACCAGGTCAGCATGGACAAAGAAAAGCAAAAATTAGTGAATACGGACTTCAATTAAGAGAAAAACAAAAAGCTAAATTTATGTATGGAGTTAGCGAAAAACAATTTAGAAGATTATTTGCTGAAGCTGCAAGAAAAGATGGTAATACAGGTGCGCTTTTAATCCAGCTTTTAGAGCAAAGACTTGATAATGTTGTTTATAGAATGGGCTTTGCAACAACTCGCCGTTTTGCAAGACAACTTGTAACTCATGGACACATTTTAGTAAATGGTAAAAGAGTGGATATTCCTAGTTATAGAGTTGAAGCAGGTCAAAAAATCGAAGTGATTGAAAAAAGCAAAAACAATCCACAAATTTCAAGAGCGATTGAACTTACTGCTCAAACTGGTATAGTTGCTTGGGTTGATGTAGAAAAAGATAAAAGATTTGGAATTTTTACAAGAAAACCTGAAAGAGAAGAAGTTATCATTCCGGTTGAGGAAAGATATATCGTTGAGTTGTACTCTAAATAA
- the rpsK gene encoding 30S ribosomal protein S11 has translation MAKRKVVKKKVVKKNIAKGIVYISATFNNTMVTVTDEMGNAIAWSSAGGLGFKGSKKSTPYAAQQAVEDALNKAKEHGIKEVGIKVQGPGSGRETAVKSVGAMEGIKVTFLKDITPLAHNGCRPPKRRRV, from the coding sequence ATGGCAAAAAGAAAAGTAGTTAAGAAAAAAGTAGTTAAGAAAAATATTGCAAAAGGTATAGTTTATATCAGCGCAACATTTAACAATACTATGGTAACAGTTACAGATGAAATGGGAAATGCTATAGCTTGGAGTAGTGCAGGTGGTTTAGGATTTAAAGGTTCTAAAAAATCAACTCCTTATGCAGCACAACAAGCAGTTGAAGATGCTTTAAACAAAGCAAAAGAACATGGCATTAAAGAAGTAGGGATTAAAGTTCAAGGACCAGGAAGTGGTCGTGAGACAGCGGTAAAAAGTGTAGGTGCTATGGAAGGTATTAAAGTAACTTTCTTAAAAGATATAACTCCATTAGCTCATAATGGTTGTAGACCACCAAAACGTCGTCGTGTCTAA
- the hisG gene encoding ATP phosphoribosyltransferase codes for MQENSRLRIAIQKSGRLSKDSIALLESIGVKLRIHDQSLIAFSTNLPIDLLRVRDDDIPGLIFDGVVDLGIVGENVLEENELERKSKNENADFIMLKKLDFGGCRLSLALPENSEYKGVESFKNLRIATSYPQLLKRFMEENNIPYKTCMLTGSVEVAPSANLADGICDLVSSGATLKANGLKEVMVIYKSKACIIQRKESLVSHKQELIDKLLIRINGVMQARESKYIMLHAPIEKLEKITALLPGVEKPTILPLENDKARVALHMVSQENLFWETMEALKKEGASAILVLPIEKMLS; via the coding sequence ATGCAAGAAAATTCAAGATTACGCATAGCTATACAAAAATCAGGTCGTCTAAGTAAAGATTCTATTGCCCTACTTGAGTCCATAGGTGTAAAACTTCGCATACACGATCAAAGTTTGATTGCTTTTTCTACAAATTTACCCATTGATCTACTTAGAGTAAGAGATGATGATATACCAGGATTAATTTTTGATGGAGTAGTAGATCTTGGCATAGTTGGAGAAAATGTTTTAGAAGAAAATGAATTAGAAAGAAAATCAAAAAACGAAAACGCAGATTTTATAATGCTTAAAAAACTCGATTTTGGCGGATGTCGTTTGTCTTTAGCATTGCCAGAAAATAGCGAGTATAAAGGTGTAGAAAGTTTTAAAAATTTACGTATAGCAACTTCTTATCCACAGCTTTTAAAGCGTTTTATGGAAGAAAATAACATTCCTTATAAAACTTGTATGCTAACAGGCTCAGTTGAAGTAGCACCAAGTGCAAATTTAGCTGATGGAATTTGTGATTTAGTTTCAAGTGGTGCTACTTTAAAAGCAAATGGACTTAAAGAAGTTATGGTGATTTATAAATCAAAAGCGTGTATTATCCAAAGAAAAGAAAGCTTGGTTTCACATAAACAAGAATTAATCGATAAATTACTTATTAGGATTAATGGAGTTATGCAAGCAAGAGAGTCAAAATACATCATGCTTCATGCTCCTATTGAAAAGCTAGAAAAAATTACAGCTTTATTGCCAGGTGTTGAAAAACCTACGATTTTACCTTTAGAAAATGATAAAGCTAGAGTGGCGCTACATATGGTTAGCCAAGAAAATTTATTTTGGGAAACTATGGAAGCTTTGAAAAAAGAAGGCGCAAGTGCGATTTTAGTTTTACCTATTGAAAAAATGCTCTCTTAA
- the hisD gene encoding histidinol dehydrogenase — translation MQILDFEKLNQSEQELALKRPAISANAQVKTIVEQIIEDVKINGDEALKQMAIKFDKVELNSIKLSDEELSNLAEQIDDELKQAIKIAYENIYKFHKAQESKTIEVQTFEGVTCKVLTRAIEKVGLYIPGGLAPLFSTALMLAIPAKIAQCKFIALASPAPLHPAIAFVAKLCEVDAVYQIGGAGAIAALAYGTQSVQKVDKIFGPGNAFVTEAKKQVNNHGVAIDMQAGPSEVLVLADEFANAKFIASDLLSQAEHGTDSQAILVCTSEKLAKEVDSEVALQLEKLSRKEIASKSLAHSKIILAKDIKHAISISNDYAPEHLIIHTQNPSSLLDDIMHAGSVFLGEYSPESMGDYASGTNHVLPTYGFTKSYSSLGLADFMKRMTVQELSKEGFKKLGPVVEILAAAEGLDGHKNAVSLRLESLK, via the coding sequence ATGCAAATACTTGATTTTGAAAAATTAAACCAAAGCGAACAAGAATTAGCACTCAAGCGTCCTGCTATAAGCGCTAATGCACAGGTTAAAACCATAGTAGAGCAAATCATTGAAGATGTCAAAATAAATGGTGATGAAGCTTTAAAACAAATGGCTATAAAATTTGATAAAGTGGAGTTAAATTCCATCAAACTAAGCGATGAAGAACTTAGTAATTTAGCAGAGCAAATTGATGATGAGTTAAAGCAAGCTATCAAAATAGCTTATGAAAATATCTATAAATTCCACAAAGCTCAAGAAAGTAAAACCATAGAAGTTCAAACCTTTGAAGGAGTAACTTGCAAAGTACTAACAAGAGCTATTGAAAAAGTGGGACTTTATATACCAGGAGGTTTAGCACCGCTTTTTTCAACTGCACTTATGCTAGCTATACCAGCAAAAATTGCACAATGTAAATTCATAGCCTTAGCTTCCCCAGCACCACTTCATCCTGCCATTGCTTTTGTAGCAAAACTTTGCGAAGTTGATGCAGTGTATCAAATAGGTGGAGCAGGAGCCATAGCAGCACTTGCTTATGGAACGCAAAGCGTGCAAAAAGTAGATAAAATTTTTGGCCCAGGAAATGCCTTTGTAACTGAAGCCAAAAAGCAAGTTAATAATCATGGAGTAGCTATTGATATGCAAGCAGGGCCTTCTGAGGTGTTAGTTTTAGCGGATGAGTTTGCTAATGCTAAATTTATAGCTTCAGATTTACTTTCACAAGCTGAGCATGGAACAGATTCTCAAGCAATTTTAGTTTGCACAAGTGAAAAATTAGCCAAAGAAGTAGATAGTGAAGTTGCTTTACAGCTTGAAAAACTTTCGCGTAAAGAAATTGCTTCAAAATCTTTAGCACACTCAAAAATCATTCTTGCAAAAGATATAAAACACGCTATAAGCATTTCAAATGACTATGCACCTGAGCATTTGATCATTCATACACAAAATCCATCTAGCTTGCTTGATGATATTATGCATGCAGGTTCAGTATTTTTAGGTGAGTATTCTCCAGAATCCATGGGAGATTATGCAAGTGGGACAAATCATGTATTACCAACTTATGGTTTTACTAAGTCTTATTCTTCATTAGGACTTGCTGATTTTATGAAAAGAATGACTGTACAAGAACTTAGCAAAGAAGGCTTTAAAAAACTTGGTCCTGTGGTGGAAATTTTAGCAGCAGCTGAAGGGCTTGATGGGCATAAAAATGCCGTGAGTTTAAGATTAGAAAGTCTAAAATGA
- a CDS encoding DNA-methyltransferase, whose protein sequence is MIIKSIFTSKDKLFQLYQDDCNKLLPQFENQIDLIFADPPYFLSNDGLSIQSGKIVSVNKGQWDKGDDIEKIDEFNLKWLSNAKIALKDTGSILISGTYHNIFSLGRILQKLDFKILNIITWQKTNPPPNFSCRYLTHSTEQIIWARKSPKHKHIFNYELMKKLNDNKQMRDVWQFSAIAPWEKNNGKHPTQKPLPLLVRLILMASNENSLICDPFSGSSTTGIAANLLNRKFIGFEKEDEFIKISVNRKIELEKNFQMIKNKINDLKVLTKANLFQERII, encoded by the coding sequence ATGATAATAAAATCTATTTTTACAAGTAAAGATAAACTTTTTCAGCTTTATCAAGATGATTGTAATAAATTATTGCCTCAATTTGAAAATCAAATTGATCTAATTTTTGCAGATCCTCCTTATTTTTTATCTAATGATGGTTTGAGTATCCAAAGTGGTAAAATAGTAAGTGTGAATAAGGGGCAATGGGATAAAGGTGATGATATTGAAAAAATAGATGAGTTTAACTTAAAATGGCTCTCAAATGCAAAAATAGCGCTAAAAGATACTGGAAGTATTTTAATAAGTGGAACTTATCACAATATTTTTTCTCTTGGTAGAATTTTACAAAAACTTGATTTTAAAATTTTAAATATTATTACTTGGCAAAAAACCAACCCACCGCCTAATTTTTCTTGTAGATATTTAACTCATTCTACAGAACAGATTATATGGGCTAGAAAAAGTCCTAAACACAAACATATATTTAATTATGAGTTGATGAAAAAATTAAATGATAATAAGCAAATGCGAGATGTGTGGCAATTTAGCGCTATAGCTCCGTGGGAAAAAAATAATGGCAAACACCCTACTCAAAAGCCATTACCCTTACTTGTTAGATTAATTTTAATGGCAAGTAATGAAAATTCGTTAATTTGCGATCCATTTAGTGGAAGTTCGACTACAGGGATTGCAGCCAATTTATTAAATAGAAAATTTATAGGTTTTGAAAAAGAAGATGAATTTATTAAAATTTCTGTAAATCGTAAAATAGAGTTAGAGAAAAATTTTCAAATGATTAAAAATAAAATTAACGATTTAAAAGTTTTAACAAAAGCAAATTTATTTCAAGAGAGAATAATATGA
- the infA gene encoding translation initiation factor IF-1, whose translation MAKDDIIEIDGNVIEALPNATFKVELDNKHVILCHIAGKMRMHYIRIMPGDRVKVELTPYSLDKGRITFRYK comes from the coding sequence TTGGCAAAAGATGATATTATCGAAATTGATGGTAATGTAATTGAAGCTTTACCAAATGCAACCTTTAAAGTTGAACTAGATAATAAACATGTAATACTTTGTCATATCGCTGGCAAAATGCGTATGCATTATATAAGAATTATGCCTGGTGATAGAGTTAAAGTAGAACTAACACCTTATAGTCTTGATAAGGGTCGTATAACTTTTAGATATAAATAA